DNA from Equus asinus isolate D_3611 breed Donkey chromosome 17, EquAss-T2T_v2, whole genome shotgun sequence:
TGCTGTGCTCACTCACCGGGCAGgggagaagagaacagagagaaatgcCTGGTCTCACCAGCTggccgctgtggcagcccagggcccTGCTGCGGCATATGCTCTTTTTAGAAAAGAGAACGCACAAGCAGGTACGAAACCTCGGGGTCTTGTATCAAAGGCGGGTTGACTGCACCTCTGCCTTTCATGTCATTCGGAAAGGGGTTTCATAAGGTCCCAGAGCCCAGGACAAATCTGTGGACAAATAATAGTgaaatgggggaggagggagagaaagggcagaaagGAGTTCTGAGCTTTGGAAAACCCCATGATGGCCAAGGAGGAAGACAGAACAGAAGGCTAGCGATCCCAGCACCGGCAGCACCTGGGGAGCACAGCTCTCTCCTCTGCCAATTCACAGCATTAACTCCTTCCCCTCCGGCAGATTAGCTGGGCTGCAAACGGGCCACAGAAAGTCAGTAGTTTCAATCATACACAGCACCCTGTGTGTACAACAATCACATTCTGGATTCTACAAAATCCTGGCCTTTTCCAGAGATATAATTTAGGTAATAAATATTCTCCACCCCGGAGCTGTATAAAACTTCTATAAAAATAGAAACGACATTCTTGGTTCCAGCCGGTTGGGATTCAGAACAGCGCCTCCCCAacctagcatttttttctttttttgttttcttttttcttttttatttttattttttgcgtttatttaaaaaatcccatCATGACCCTGGAAGCCTTTGGAACAGTTTTATCCTTGAAACACAGGACACATTTCTCCCAGTGCGCGGAATTCAAGTTTACGTGGTTCAGCTTAAGAAGTATGTTTCACGTTTCTTAGAGGACAACAGACCCAAATTATCACTATGAGAAGGGAACAGCTGTCCCAGCTTCAATGGGATAATCCAACACCACCAACTACCTGTACAACAGCAAGACGGTCAATCCCTGTCTGTCACCCAAATGGACAGCATGACAAGGAGAGAGCCCCCATCCGACTTAATAGCAAACCAACCCCTTCAAATCTCCTCTCTGCTGCGAGGGGTCAGGACTGATGTTTGTGAGGTTTAAGATCCCAAGGACCCAGTCCCTGGCCTTGGCTGAGAGTCACATCCTAACAGGGCTTCCTCTGCCCAGGTGCACATTCTCAACAGCATGTCCCTTCTGGCTCTCCACCCCCACAGTGTTTCTTGGAGCAGAGGCAGAGCCCAGACTGTGTGGGTCACAGGCAAGAGCTGGAGTGGGACCTGTGCAAGGCAGCAGGCAGCTCACTGTAAGCACGAGGACAAAAATGAACACGGTAATACTGAGGTAAATGAACACTAAATCCATGTGGAGGCTGTAAACGTCCTGCTGTCTCCTCTGTTCCCAAGAGCAGATGGGCTGGAGTGGCTAGAAGAGGGGCCTGCCTCGGTGGGAATACCATGTCTGGGACCCCTCAACCAAGGAGGCAAGCATGGATTTCTCAATCCTTCTAAGtaccaagtgccaggcactggcaaATGCAGCACTCTGGCTTGAAGGGAACTTCTGGTTCAGGTACACCACGAAGCAGGCTCCTGCTCCTCCAACTCGATGGCTTTTGATCACTTTGCTCAGGAGGTGCCCCCTTCAGCTACACACTATAAGCCCTTCTTAGATCTACCCTCATGAGAAAACTGTGGCCTGGGATGGAAGGGACATTCCCTGCTGTGGTCAACTACAAGGAAGGAAACCGAGCAGTGCCTTCCCTAGAGGCCTTCTTTAAAGGGACCTGTTAGAAAGGGGCCATGGTCTAATCATTCGgtgttgaaataaaataaaaatgacctcTTTGACCAGCTGCTGCTTCCTAAAAGCCACCAGCCAGGCAGTGCCAATCCAACACCAATGGCTGGCTGGGAAAGCTGGGAAAGGGTGATGTCTCCCCCTTGCTTTTTGCAAATATCAGGCTTATTTAACAGGTGCTTTATTTCCAGAGAATTATTAGCCCCTTCTTGGGAAAGAGGGGCAGAAATCTTGGACAAGAATCTGGAAAATAGGTGGCAAGAACTCAGTATTTCCAGAGACTGGAGCCGCAGAGGAGCTTCAGCCTTCAggtcccagggctgctggggtcAAGCCACTCTCACTCTTCTCCAAAGCCACCTCCACCCGTGCCGCCCCCACAGCTCCTGGACGTCAGTTCTCATCTCACCCACTCTAACATGCGAGAGATTCTGGGGGTCCGTTTTTGGTTTCACTCAGTCCTCTCTGTTGGGGTAGTTCGGGGcaagttctgatttttttaaatgtttctgcattcccctcctcccccagggtgGTTTGATGTTGGTCCTTCTCAACACACACTGGTTACAAACACAGCaaactttaaataaagaaaaaaactcaggATATGGCACCTAAACTCCAAAGTAAAACACTGGAAACCAAAGCACAAACTCGTCCTCTGTACGAAGCGCAACTCCCACAGAAGGCAGTAGCCGGGTCTTCAGGGCAAGCTGTGCCTGCGAGAGTGGCAGGGATCAGGGTCCAGGGCTGTCAACACACAGCCTTAGGGCTTCGAAACATTAAGGGTGCTCCTCCCTCACTTACCAGAAGACCCTCTCACTCCAGTCTCAGAGGGGAGCACGCTCAGTAGGGCTTGCTGTCATTCTTCGAACGTTTGAGCTGCACTTTAAGCCGCTTCATGCCAATCTGAAAGCCGTTCATGGACTGGATGGCAGCTTGAGCCGAAACAGGATTGTCGTAACTTACAAAACCTGTGTGTCCAAGCAGACACCGAGGTGAGCCACGTGACAAGGCAAAGAGAGTCTCAGTCCTCCTTATGCAAGAGCTACCTTATGGGCTTAGCCTCAAATCCCAGTTTTTCTCAGCAGGACAAGAATTCTGGAAATTCTATCACATGAAATAAATTAAGTTCCTAACAGTATCACTTGACATCTGCATGGTACTTTAAAGTTTTCTGGCCAAGCCATTTTCCATACGTTATTTTTACCTCTGGAACGACACCGTGGGTAGACATTGTCATTCCTACTACAGAAATGAAAACGCTGAGGCTCCCAAAGAGGTCACGTAATCTGCCCAAGGCTGACTTAAAAAATTACCCAAACTCAAACCCAGTTCTTTCTATcagccccttctcctcctttcttagTGGTAAAAATACTTCAATCCCCGACACCAGAAGAGAAGCCAACATACCAAAACACTTGCTCAGGTTTGTCTGCTTGTCTATAAAAACCTTGGCAGACACGACATTCCCAAAGGGCATAAACATCTGCAGCAGGTCCTGATCTCCAAACTCCTGGGGCAGGTGGTAGATGAACAGGTTGGCTCCCTCTGGACCTTCAAAATATCCATCGATTGAAATAGTATCAGTGTCAAGCACACTAACCTGCCCCACGCCCCACCCCACCAATGGTCTCTCATTTCCACCTGTGTTAAAACTGTCAGCATCCCAACAAAGAGATTCGCCAAACACAAATATAAAGCAGGGATGTGAAGGGCAATCACTGAAAGCGATTCCTTCCCTCCTATTTAGCCATGCTCCATCTCACGGAGGGATGTTAGAATTTGACCTTGTGGGAGAAGGGTGTGATGGGACAATAAATTCTGGGGAagacctgggggctggcctggtggcactgtgggaagttcacgtgctccactttggcggcccagcttcagttcccaggcacagacctatatcaCCCGTCTCTCAGTGGCTacgctgtggcggcagctcacataaaaaacaggaagactggcagtggatgttagttcagggcgaaccttcctcagaaaaaaagtaaaataaaatgaaaattgtgcCTGGAAAACTATAGGGACAGCAAAGAGATTGgcagttgccagaggcaggaagtGCGGGCAGGGAATGACTAGAAAGGGACATGAGGGAATTTCTGAAAGTGATGGAAATGCTCCACATCTCTGACGGTGGTTACATGACTGAAGAGCTATATTCCAAAAGGGTGAATTTCACCATATGTAAACTGTGCCTcagtaaaaagaaattatattaaaaagtgtGCTTACGATTAACACTGAGCTCAAAAAAGGAACATGCTTTCCTCTTCCAACCACTTACACTCAATTTTCTAACCAAAGAATAGTTTTATTACAATTGCAGTCTAGCCAttctccagccaccctggcctcccTGCTGTTGTCAAACACCTTACAGAACACtgctgcctcagggtctttgcacttgctggtccTCTGCCCCATTACTCTTCTTCCTCTAGATAAATGCATGGATTGCTTCcttacttccttcaggtctctgctgaaACGTCAACTTAGACCTTCTCTGACCATTCCATATAAAACGCTGTCCCTCTGGCATTCCCTGTCCCTCTTTCTGGGATCATTCTTCAGAGCATTATTTAGAACACCTCATGCTTTGACTGGTTTCTTGTCTGTCTCCATAGTTCCATCAGTTCCCCCACTACTACATCCTGGGGGACATAAGCGTCTGATTCAGACCAGGTGAGGATGCAAGAGACGGGGACTCCTTGCTGCCACGGCAAGAGGAGACATTCATCTCTTCCCTACACTAGTGCTTAAAGCTTGCCAGCTCCTGGTTACAAAAACCCAGTCAAACATGAGCACAGAGGTGTCAGCCGGACTTTCTATTCGTACAAACCACCTTCAGGCCTCCTTCTGCCCAGAAAGCCTCTCCTGAATTGAATACCATTTATGTCAAAGCACATACTTCCCACTCCATCAACCCAGGGGCCATAACTCTTTCTATCCCATCAGCCTTCAGTTTGTCCTTGATTAGGAAAAGCAGATCGGAAAGTGAGAAAAATGCCAAATGATGTGGCTAAAAGGGACACCGAGACGGAAGATATCCTCTGACAGATGCATAACCCATGGAGAAGACCGCCTCACAAAAGCAGAGGCCAAATGGTGTCAGACACAATAAGGTCAGTGTGCTTCGTCTAAAAACTGCAGCCCCATCCCAGGAGGGTGTACAGAGGTTCTGATCGGGGCCACATCCAGAAAACATGGCAAAAGCAGATCACTTTACAGGGTTTCTCAGTCTACCCTTGACAGCGCCAAAGAAAAGTGTTGGTCTGACCCACCTAAATGGTTCTCCTGGCCCTTGCCCTGCCTTTCAGCTATGGGGCAAAGAGAGTAGCACCCCATCCTCACTCCGCTCTCCCTTTGCACTCACCTTCCTTCTGGCTTCCAGCAGCACCAATACTCTGCTGTGTCAACAGATTCTGGTTGTACAGAGTGGGGAGTGCCGCCGCAGCATATTGCTGGATCCCAGAGTAGGCCTGCGTGAGGGCCTCCATGGTGCTCCCAGTGCCGTTGGAAAGGCCACTGCTGCCCAGGCCACCATTTAAAGCAGCCATCCCTTGGTTGGGGCAAAGAGCAGGATTAACAGATTGGAAAGAGTCAATCGATTCCAAAGACAAACTCCGAAGTTCTCCCTTTCATCTCCctctcagcttctccctgagCCCAGGAAAATCACCAGGCCTTGCTGCTAACAGGAACATTAAAAAACCGCCACCCCCAGGTGTGGCTCTCCCCATCACCTTCTTCCAACTTGCGCAAGCACTGATACCACTTACACATGGCTTGCCTCATTTCCTCTTTGGCTTTTCTGCCACTTTCTCACACAAAGCTAGAATGTGGTAAAAGAAGAGTCCTGGGATTGGGGACTAAAAGAGGTGCACGTGGTCTATGACAAGACGTGGGTAAATCCTATCATCAAAATAGCAGCTAACTTTTTATACTGTACTAAGCAAGGTGCTCAGCACTTTACCTATGTTCTCATGTAACTCCTTAAGAACCCTCAAAGTACTctattcccacttcacagatgaggaaatgaccTTAGAAAGGTGGGTCAAAGTTACAGCTAGTTAATGGGCAGAGATGGCATTTAACTCAGGTCTGACTCAAAATCCCACGGTTATTTCTCACTTCACTGGGCTACCCCAATCACTCTAACAGTGCCCCTACCAGGGTTGCTTAAAATGTGCTTCCTGCACAAAGAATGGCCTGATGACATCCAGGGCTGCCCCTCACCTGCCAAAGAGCTGACATTGAGACCTGCTGTTGCTCCAGCTAATGTCTGCAGGGCTCCAAGAGAGGCGATGGGGTtcacagagctgctgctgctggagctTGGTGAGGACCCTGCTATCAGAAATCCACGAGTTAAACTCAAGCCAACACTTGCCTTCTCACGTCAACAGGAGCCAAAGCACAAGAGTGACACTACTCAAGTACTCTCCTTGTAAAGATTTTCAGTTAGTGATTCTGATAACTGTCCCTCCAGGACATGGAGTCAAATGATGGTTGCAACAAACTAAAAACTATGAGATTTCTCTTAAATCAGAAGATGGCATTTGAAGAGGTATTGTTCATAATCTGATCCCTTTGGAAATAGATGTTAACTACTCTCCAGAATGACATACCCCTCTCTTGGGATTCTGACCAAGGCACAAGGGCACACTGGCCCTGTTACAGGCTTACCTGAACTGGTGAGTACGCTGAGGGGACTGCTGGATGTAGTGAGAGCATTGGTACCACTTGGTGTGTTCTGAGCTGCGCTAGCTGCAGCAGCTAGTGCAGCCAAATTCTGTAACTGCATTGCATTTAACCCTGTAACATCCAAAGCGAGAGATCAGCCAGGAGATAAGGGTGCCTCGCATCCACTCCAGCAATGACAGCACACACGGCAGAAGGCAGGTCCTAAAGAGGAACTGTTCTAGATAAGCCTTACAAGTATCACTACAAGGCTCCAAAGAGATTCAGATATCACTCAGCTCATCAAGAAACTTGATACCACTTCCTCAGAGAAGAGATATCTAATCCAACAGCACGCCACCCCAAGTGAGCATTAATAAAGGGATGGGCAATTAGGAAACGAGGAAAAAGGGGTAGGTCTGTGGTCTACCATGGGGCCAGGTGTCCAAAAGAATGACAAGGCCAAAACCTGTGGCACAGAATGGGGACTGCAACCAAGCCCCCACTCATACTTTCCAGGGGATTTTCTCCTTGCAATGACATGAACAAGAAGAAAATGTAGCAGAGGTCCAGAAGGCCAAGGGAGGAACAACAGGGGAGAACACACGTGAGAACAGCAatacaagaaagaataaagaaaaaaccaCCACTTGAATAGCAAGCAAATAatcatcacaagagaaaaaacaggaaaagactTCTAAGCAGAACAGAACCTAGGCAACACAGCTAAAAGGAGAGCAAGAAATTTAGACAGCACTGACGTGTTGCAAACCATTCACCAGATGATGGAAAGGCagactgggggcggggggggtgttAACGAGAATAAAAAACTACAACACAGACAAACAATCTAGCAACTTTCCAAAACCATAGCAAACTCTAAGTCCCTGGGACAAATGGAACCACTATCAAACGTTTTCAAACAGCAAAACGTAGTTCCCCTATGACTACCCGTCTCTCAAATGCACTTGCCTAGCCTCACTGCGCTGCGGAAGGGCGGGGCAGACAGCCCTGCGAGTGCCCACCTCCCTACCTCATAACTTTTCTCATGGTCACTGCTTCACGTTTGCCTGCGGAGCCCCATTTTGTTATAATCTCAGGTATCTGTCAATTAAGTTTCCCAGgtatattaacaataataaaaggTAATTCACCCAAGAAATAACACATATAATAGACAGAGGTAAACTAACTGCCTGGGTTCTAGTGGCTTCAGGGTAAGTCATTTGCACAGAAGCCATCTTAGGATTTTCTTCACAGAGTCACTGGAAAAGTCACCTTATTGTGGAAGTAAAGAGTTCATGAAATTGTCTCCTTATCAAAATGGCCTAAGAAAGTCCGCAGATGCTAAAAGCTCTTTTCCATCCTCTTCCtcaacagagacacacaggggtGGGAAGCAGCAGACAACCCCAGAGCAATCTGGCATCAACAACTAATAGGGCTACTTTCTAGAGGCAAGGCAGTTGAGCCTGGGATGTTCACCTTATGTCACGCTTATgtaatgaatggaaaaaaattttttttctgcacaAATGGTGCAAAACTCTCAGCCTGTTATCAGCTGGGTCTGTTGGCTcagttgctgctgctcctccgCAGCAGTGAGACACTTACCTCCCATTGGGTGGAGGCTGCTCAGGGTGTTGAGGTTCCCAGAGGAGGCAGTCTGCTGAAGGAGCTGCAAATAAAGCTAGACATTACACCAAAAAACAGAACAAGAGTGAGAGTGAGGGCTGGTTCTGCATCTGGGATAACTCTACAGCACAGCAAAGCGAGAGTGCAGAGGCCCCCAGAGAGAAGAAAGTTGAAGACAAGAACCCAAGCCAACACAAGAGAAACAGGAAGCTTATGACAGCACAGGACAATACAACACAGCTAAGGCCCTAGCCCTAGCTATGTTTGTTCAGTACTGAGCCAAGCTCAAGTCTGGGCAACAGAATACAGCACAGCACAAGACAAAAGGAGAGCAGGGAACTAAGCTCAACCCAAGCAGCTATGCAGGCCACTGTGATGAGTGTCTGCATGTGCATGACTGCCTTTCTGGTTCCTCTCTCTCAAGTTCTCCTTAGGCAGGTCCACACATCTTATTCTGCAGATTGTTTCCACCTGGATACCCAATTTCTACTCCACACAACTATTTTAACTATCAAATCTGACCATTTCAGGGTATTTCTTGGAGTCATCCTTTATTGGCCACAACGGACCGATGACTAGATCAGTGTCTGATGCTACACATCCAGCCAGCCCCATTTATCTCATCCCCTCCACAGTGGTCTTCACTGTAGCAGATGACCAAATGATTGATGGATCAGTCCATATCAGTTTAGTGTACATTCTTCTTCAATAGCTGTCCCACAGAATAAAACAAGACGACCTGTCCACAAGCTTATGGATCTCCATGACCTTACTCTGTATCTTAGCAAACCGCAGCCTTCATCTAAACCAACCTGCTGAAAACCCTTGCTCCATTCAAACCCAAGCACTGTTCTTTAGGGCTAAGTAGTTTTCTTGTTTCTGGATCCTCTATTCAGCCTGCTGCCCATTCCCATAAACATCCGGCCTGGTTCCTCTGTCCTGATGAATCCCCTTAGTCCATATGGATTTCAGGAGGTCCGCAAACCTCCAGAAGTAGAATGAAAAACGCACATACCCACAATTTTTACCAGCTTCTCAAAGGGGTCCACAACCCCACAAAGATTAAGAACCACTACTCTAGCACAAGAGATCAGGTTCAAGTCCACACATTTCAGAAAGAACTTCA
Protein-coding regions in this window:
- the CELF1 gene encoding CUGBP Elav-like family member 1 isoform X12 gives rise to the protein MNGTLDHPDQPDLDAIKMFVGQVPRTWSEKDLRELFEQYGAVYEINVLRDRSQNPPQSKGCCFVTFYTRKAALEAQNALHNMKVLPGMHHPIQMKPADSEKNNAVEDRKLFIGMISKKCTENDIRVMFSSFGQIEECRILRGPDGLSRGCAFVTFTTRAMAQTAIKAMHQAQTMEGCSSPMVVKFADTQKDKEQKRMAQQLQQQMQQISAASVWGNLAGLNTLGPQYLALYLQLLQQTASSGNLNTLSSLHPMGGLNAMQLQNLAALAAAASAAQNTPSGTNALTTSSSPLSVLTSSGSSPSSSSSSSVNPIASLGALQTLAGATAGLNVSSLAGMAALNGGLGSSGLSNGTGSTMEALTQAYSGIQQYAAAALPTLYNQNLLTQQSIGAAGSQKEGPEGANLFIYHLPQEFGDQDLLQMFMPFGNVVSAKVFIDKQTNLSKCFGFVSYDNPVSAQAAIQSMNGFQIGMKRLKVQLKRSKNDSKPY
- the CELF1 gene encoding CUGBP Elav-like family member 1 isoform X16; translation: MNGTLDHPDQPDLDAIKMFVGQVPRTWSEKDLRELFEQYGAVYEINVLRDRSQNPPQSKGCCFVTFYTRKAALEAQNALHNMKVLPGMHHPIQMKPADSEKNNAVEDRKLFIGMISKKCTENDIRVMFSSFGQIEECRILRGPDGLSRGCAFVTFTTRAMAQTAIKAMHQAQTMEGCSSPMVVKFADTQKDKEQKRMAQQLQQQMQQISAASVWGNLAGLNTLGPQYLALLQQTASSGNLNTLSSLHPMGGLNAMQLQNLAALAAAASAAQNTPSGTNALTTSSSPLSVLTSSGSSPSSSSSSSVNPIASLGALQTLAGATAGLNVSSLAGMAALNGGLGSSGLSNGTGSTMEALTQAYSGIQQYAAAALPTLYNQNLLTQQSIGAAGSQKEGPEGANLFIYHLPQEFGDQDLLQMFMPFGNVVSAKVFIDKQTNLSKCFGFVSYDNPVSAQAAIQSMNGFQIGMKRLKVQLKRSKNDSKPY
- the CELF1 gene encoding CUGBP Elav-like family member 1 isoform X15, which codes for MNGTLDHPDQPDLDAIKMFVGQVPRTWSEKDLRELFEQYGAVYEINVLRDRSQNPPQSKGCCFVTFYTRKAALEAQNALHNMKVLPGMHHPIQMKPADSEKNNAVEDRKLFIGMISKKCTENDIRVMFSSFGQIEECRILRGPDGLSRGCAFVTFTTRAMAQTAIKAMHQAQTMEGCSSPMVVKFADTQKDKEQKRMAQQLQQQMQQISAASVWGNLAGLNTLGPQYLALLQQTASSGNLNTLSSLHPMGGLNAMQLQNLAALAAAASAAQNTPSGTNALTTSSSPLSVLTSSAGSSPSSSSSSSVNPIASLGALQTLAGATAGLNVSSLAGMAALNGGLGSSGLSNGTGSTMEALTQAYSGIQQYAAAALPTLYNQNLLTQQSIGAAGSQKEGPEGANLFIYHLPQEFGDQDLLQMFMPFGNVVSAKVFIDKQTNLSKCFGFVSYDNPVSAQAAIQSMNGFQIGMKRLKVQLKRSKNDSKPY
- the CELF1 gene encoding CUGBP Elav-like family member 1 isoform X2; this translates as MAAFKLDFLPEMMVDHCSLNSSPVSKKMNGTLDHPDQPDLDAIKMFVGQVPRTWSEKDLRELFEQYGAVYEINVLRDRSQNPPQSKGCCFVTFYTRKAALEAQNALHNMKVLPGMHHPIQMKPADSEKNNAVEDRKLFIGMISKKCTENDIRVMFSSFGQIEECRILRGPDGLSRGCAFVTFTTRAMAQTAIKAMHQAQTMEGCSSPMVVKFADTQKDKEQKRMAQQLQQQMQQISAASVWGNLAGLNTLGPQYLALYLQLLQQTASSGNLNTLSSLHPMGGLNAMQLQNLAALAAAASAAQNTPSGTNALTTSSSPLSVLTSSGSSPSSSSSSSVNPIASLGALQTLAGATAGLNVSSLAGMAALNGGLGSSGLSNGTGSTMEALTQAYSGIQQYAAAALPTLYNQNLLTQQSIGAAGSQKEGPEGANLFIYHLPQEFGDQDLLQMFMPFGNVVSAKVFIDKQTNLSKCFGFVSYDNPVSAQAAIQSMNGFQIGMKRLKVQLKRSKNDSKPY
- the CELF1 gene encoding CUGBP Elav-like family member 1 isoform X13, with the translated sequence MNGTLDHPDQPDLDAIKMFVGQVPRTWSEKDLRELFEQYGAVYEINVLRDRSQNPPQSKGCCFVTFYTRKAALEAQNALHNMKVLPGMHHPIQMKPADSEKNNVEDRKLFIGMISKKCTENDIRVMFSSFGQIEECRILRGPDGLSRGCAFVTFTTRAMAQTAIKAMHQAQTMEGCSSPMVVKFADTQKDKEQKRMAQQLQQQMQQISAASVWGNLAGLNTLGPQYLALYLQLLQQTASSGNLNTLSSLHPMGGLNAMQLQNLAALAAAASAAQNTPSGTNALTTSSSPLSVLTSSAGSSPSSSSSSSVNPIASLGALQTLAGATAGLNVSSLAGMAALNGGLGSSGLSNGTGSTMEALTQAYSGIQQYAAAALPTLYNQNLLTQQSIGAAGSQKEGPEGANLFIYHLPQEFGDQDLLQMFMPFGNVVSAKVFIDKQTNLSKCFGFVSYDNPVSAQAAIQSMNGFQIGMKRLKVQLKRSKNDSKPY
- the CELF1 gene encoding CUGBP Elav-like family member 1 isoform X10 — encoded protein: MAAFKLDFLPEMMVDHCSLNSSPVSKKMNGTLDHPDQPDLDAIKMFVGQVPRTWSEKDLRELFEQYGAVYEINVLRDRSQNPPQSKGCCFVTFYTRKAALEAQNALHNMKVLPGMHHPIQMKPADSEKNNVEDRKLFIGMISKKCTENDIRVMFSSFGQIEECRILRGPDGLSRGCAFVTFTTRAMAQTAIKAMHQAQTMEGCSSPMVVKFADTQKDKEQKRMAQQLQQQMQQISAASVWGNLAGLNTLGPQYLALLQQTASSGNLNTLSSLHPMGGLNAMQLQNLAALAAAASAAQNTPSGTNALTTSSSPLSVLTSSAGSSPSSSSSSSVNPIASLGALQTLAGATAGLNVSSLAGMAALNGGLGSSGLSNGTGSTMEALTQAYSGIQQYAAAALPTLYNQNLLTQQSIGAAGSQKEGPEGANLFIYHLPQEFGDQDLLQMFMPFGNVVSAKVFIDKQTNLSKCFGFVSYDNPVSAQAAIQSMNGFQIGMKRLKVQLKRSKNDSKPY
- the CELF1 gene encoding CUGBP Elav-like family member 1 isoform X1, which translates into the protein MAAFKLDFLPEMMVDHCSLNSSPVSKKMNGTLDHPDQPDLDAIKMFVGQVPRTWSEKDLRELFEQYGAVYEINVLRDRSQNPPQSKGCCFVTFYTRKAALEAQNALHNMKVLPGMHHPIQMKPADSEKNNAVEDRKLFIGMISKKCTENDIRVMFSSFGQIEECRILRGPDGLSRGCAFVTFTTRAMAQTAIKAMHQAQTMEGCSSPMVVKFADTQKDKEQKRMAQQLQQQMQQISAASVWGNLAGLNTLGPQYLALYLQLLQQTASSGNLNTLSSLHPMGGLNAMQLQNLAALAAAASAAQNTPSGTNALTTSSSPLSVLTSSAGSSPSSSSSSSVNPIASLGALQTLAGATAGLNVSSLAGMAALNGGLGSSGLSNGTGSTMEALTQAYSGIQQYAAAALPTLYNQNLLTQQSIGAAGSQKEGPEGANLFIYHLPQEFGDQDLLQMFMPFGNVVSAKVFIDKQTNLSKCFGFVSYDNPVSAQAAIQSMNGFQIGMKRLKVQLKRSKNDSKPY
- the CELF1 gene encoding CUGBP Elav-like family member 1 isoform X11; this translates as MNGTLDHPDQPDLDAIKMFVGQVPRTWSEKDLRELFEQYGAVYEINVLRDRSQNPPQSKGCCFVTFYTRKAALEAQNALHNMKVLPGMHHPIQMKPADSEKNNAVEDRKLFIGMISKKCTENDIRVMFSSFGQIEECRILRGPDGLSRGCAFVTFTTRAMAQTAIKAMHQAQTMEGCSSPMVVKFADTQKDKEQKRMAQQLQQQMQQISAASVWGNLAGLNTLGPQYLALYLQLLQQTASSGNLNTLSSLHPMGGLNAMQLQNLAALAAAASAAQNTPSGTNALTTSSSPLSVLTSSAGSSPSSSSSSSVNPIASLGALQTLAGATAGLNVSSLAGMAALNGGLGSSGLSNGTGSTMEALTQAYSGIQQYAAAALPTLYNQNLLTQQSIGAAGSQKEGPEGANLFIYHLPQEFGDQDLLQMFMPFGNVVSAKVFIDKQTNLSKCFGFVSYDNPVSAQAAIQSMNGFQIGMKRLKVQLKRSKNDSKPY
- the CELF1 gene encoding CUGBP Elav-like family member 1 isoform X4 is translated as MAAFKLDFLPEMMVDHCSLNSSPVSKKMNGTLDHPDQPDLDAIKMFVGQVPRTWSEKDLRELFEQYGAVYEINVLRDRSQNPPQSKGCCFVTFYTRKAALEAQNALHNMKVLPGMHHPIQMKPADSEKNNAVEDRKLFIGMISKKCTENDIRVMFSSFGQIEECRILRGPDGLSRGCAFVTFTTRAMAQTAIKAMHQAQTMEGCSSPMVVKFADTQKDKEQKRMAQQLQQQMQQISAASVWGNLAGLNTLGPQYLALLQQTASSGNLNTLSSLHPMGGLNAMQLQNLAALAAAASAAQNTPSGTNALTTSSSPLSVLTSSAGSSPSSSSSSSVNPIASLGALQTLAGATAGLNVSSLAGMAALNGGLGSSGLSNGTGSTMEALTQAYSGIQQYAAAALPTLYNQNLLTQQSIGAAGSQKEGPEGANLFIYHLPQEFGDQDLLQMFMPFGNVVSAKVFIDKQTNLSKCFGFVSYDNPVSAQAAIQSMNGFQIGMKRLKVQLKRSKNDSKPY
- the CELF1 gene encoding CUGBP Elav-like family member 1 isoform X3 — encoded protein: MAAFKLDFLPEMMVDHCSLNSSPVSKKMNGTLDHPDQPDLDAIKMFVGQVPRTWSEKDLRELFEQYGAVYEINVLRDRSQNPPQSKGCCFVTFYTRKAALEAQNALHNMKVLPGMHHPIQMKPADSEKNNVEDRKLFIGMISKKCTENDIRVMFSSFGQIEECRILRGPDGLSRGCAFVTFTTRAMAQTAIKAMHQAQTMEGCSSPMVVKFADTQKDKEQKRMAQQLQQQMQQISAASVWGNLAGLNTLGPQYLALYLQLLQQTASSGNLNTLSSLHPMGGLNAMQLQNLAALAAAASAAQNTPSGTNALTTSSSPLSVLTSSAGSSPSSSSSSSVNPIASLGALQTLAGATAGLNVSSLAGMAALNGGLGSSGLSNGTGSTMEALTQAYSGIQQYAAAALPTLYNQNLLTQQSIGAAGSQKEGPEGANLFIYHLPQEFGDQDLLQMFMPFGNVVSAKVFIDKQTNLSKCFGFVSYDNPVSAQAAIQSMNGFQIGMKRLKVQLKRSKNDSKPY
- the CELF1 gene encoding CUGBP Elav-like family member 1 isoform X5, with product MAAFKLDFLPEMMVDHCSLNSSPVSKKMNGTLDHPDQPDLDAIKMFVGQVPRTWSEKDLRELFEQYGAVYEINVLRDRSQNPPQSKGCCFVTFYTRKAALEAQNALHNMKVLPGMHHPIQMKPADSEKNNVEDRKLFIGMISKKCTENDIRVMFSSFGQIEECRILRGPDGLSRGCAFVTFTTRAMAQTAIKAMHQAQTMEGCSSPMVVKFADTQKDKEQKRMAQQLQQQMQQISAASVWGNLAGLNTLGPQYLALLQQTASSGNLNTLSSLHPMGGLNAMQLQNLAALAAAASAAQNTPSGTNALTTSSSPLSVLTSSGSSPSSSSSSSVNPIASLGALQTLAGATAGLNVSSLAGMAALNGGLGSSGLSNGTGSTMEALTQAYSGIQQYAAAALPTLYNQNLLTQQSIGAAGSQKEGPEGANLFIYHLPQEFGDQDLLQMFMPFGNVVSAKVFIDKQTNLSKCFGFVSYDNPVSAQAAIQSMNGFQIGMKRLKVQLKRSKNDSKPY